TATAGACCGCCGGGAGCGGGCTCATTTCTGCACCAGCCAGGGATGCGAACCATAAGCCTGAATTCCTTCTCCTTCGCTGGGGAAACTTCAATCTCCACATCGCCGTTCCAAGGGTAGTCTGTTTTCTGCACGAGCTCCACATCGCCTGAATTAAGAGAGATATTCGCTTCGCTCCTGCCAAACAGATTTACGTACAAATCACCATTACGCACTGCATAGACGTACCCGGGGACTGATGCCATAAAGCGTGTTATGTTTGTCGGGCAGCATGCGCAGCCGAACCACGGCGAGCGGGAGTAGCTGCCATGCGATTCCAGCGGATTGGGATAGAAGAATTCATCGCCGTCCAGCGAAACGCCGCTTACTGTGCTGTTGTAGAGCGTTCTCTCCAATACGTCTATATACTTGGAATCCCCGTTAAGGAGGAACATCCTGTGATTGAGCATCACAAACGCCACTTGAGCGCAGGTTTCGCAGTATGCGCTTTCGTTAGGCAGTTCGTAGTTATCGCCGTAGGCCTCGCCGCCGTGCCTTGCACCAACGCCGCCGGTAATGTAATACTTTTTACCTACTATATTATTCCAGATGGTATCGATAGCCCCGATGTATTCTTCGCTCCCTGCCATTGCCGCAATATCGGCCATCCCGCTGTACATATAATTTGCGCGCACGGCATGCCCCACCGCCTCCTTCTGCTGGGTAACGGGTTTATGAGCTTGGCGATACTCCGAATGCGAGCCCGGGTTGCTTTGATCACCCCTTCTTTCGAGGAATTCCTGAGCCATCTTGAGATAACTCTCATTTCCAGTAACGCGGTAGAGCCTTCCAAGCCCCATTTCAATCTCCTGATGGCCGGGGAAGCCCTTATGCCCGCCGTCTAAGAACACATCGCAAACCAAATCGGCATTTTTTATCGCAACATCGAGGAAAGTTCTGCGTCCGGTAGCTATATAATGAGCAACCGCCGCCTCGTACATATGCCCCGCATTGTAGAGTTCGTGTGAGCTTTTGAGATTATCCCAAGGCTTATTTACGTAGCAGCAGTTTCCGGTTTTCGCTTCTCTGTCTCTTGCTTTTAATGTCCAAGCTGTGTACAGATAGCCGTTATCGTGCTGAGCTCCGGCAACCCATCCAATAAGATTCTCCAAATACTCCTCAAGCTCGGGATCTTCCTCTACCATAAGGCAGTATGCAGCGCCTTCCATAATCTTGAAAACGTCTGAATCGTTGAAGCCCTGCCTGCCCTGAAATTCCTCATCGATCACTCCAGCAGCCGCCTTGAAGTTATCTATCCGGCCGGTCTGTTCGCATTTCTCGAATGCGTAGGGGATGGTAACGTTTTTGTTCGTTTCGAGCCGAGGCTTCCAGAATGAATCATTGAAATGAACTTTTGTAAAATCCACCGGCTGATATGGATAGCTCCCTGAGGCCATAACTGCCGAAATCGAAACTAAAAGCACAAACATAACTGATAAAGCTCTTCCTGAACGCTGCATATAAAAAACCTTTCCTGTAATTTCAAATTGCGAAAACTGTCTTAATATAATAAACCTGAAACTTAGGTTTTACAAAAAAAACTTTTTAGCCTTCAGGATTCGAGTGTGCGACAATATTTTTTGGTAAAATGCAAATCATCATGCTGCAATGCTTTGTAGAATTTATTGTTATCTATATTACTGAGCCAGTCCCCCTGCGGCGGAAAACTCGCTAAGGATTTTTTGTCTGCGGGTTTCGTTGGCGAGTAGAGGCGAACCTGCGCGAGCGCCCGCCTGTGCAGCGTGAAAATTCTGCGAAAAAAAATTATGCCTATTGCCTTCTCATTGCCCCAAAAAAATTGTCGCACACCAAAAATGCTTCGCCCTAAAAACACTTGACCTGCTGTTTTTTCAGGTTATAGTGTTATCTTAATATGCTAAACTTAAATTTGAAGGTGTATTGAAATGAAAAGAATTGCTTTGGTTTCGGCTGTTTTGTTAGCGGCAGTTAATTATGCTTATTCAGCCGGTATAGAAATGAATATTTCACCTGACGGCAGCAATGTGAAAGCAACTTACAGCGGCAGCCTCGATTTAAGCGGCTTTTTCAACTCTGGCTCAGTAGAAAGTATGTACTCTGGCGGCGAGGAGGCTTTACTATGGCCTCAGGAACCGGTTATTGGCGTCTCAACTACCTCTGCGGAAACGGAGATGGGGTCTATCTGGGGTATTGATTCTCCGCTGCCCTCTTTCGGCTCTGATGTACAATCTGTCCCAGACAGTTTTTACGGCGACAGTTTTGGAGTAACAATAGATTCTGGCACGTCAGATCAAGCTATCTTTTTTGACGTGAAGGATATCGACGAGAATAACATTGTCTCGGTAAGCGGGGGGATGACTTTTCAAAACAAAACAATTTCCGATCTGGGGCTCAATCTGGGCACTTACCAAATGAACGACTCAGATTTCGCCCAAGGCGAGAATATCACTTTGACAATCACCCCTGAACCTGCGACGATGGCTCTGCTCGGCCTCGGCGGGCTCTTCATCCGCCGCCGAAGCTCATAAGCTGGGGAATTTATGGATAACATACCAATATAATCTGCGAATCTGGTTCGTTAAACAGAGAAGCTCGAACGCTTATGTTTACTGCCCCTTAAACAAGTTTGTGCATATTATTGCCTAATCGAAATCTTGCAGCTTAACCCTTGATAATCAGATTCTGCAAAGTTTCAGAAGTTCGCCGATATGCTCCCTGCCGACTTTCCTTGCAGTCTTATTGTATTTTCTGGATAAAGCAGCAGCAAAACCCACGGCAGCCCCCATCTGTCCGCAAGTGTTCATAACGCGCGGCCCGCCGAGGCCAACGTGAGAACAGCTGAAACACCTCCCGGCCATCATAAGATTTTTTACGTTATGGGAATAAAGGCTGCGGAAAGGGATATAGTAAAATTTGTTCTTTGCCTTTCTGAAAATTGCTTCGGATAAAAAGTCGTATGGGCTGCCTTTCAAAGACCGCTGGTAGTGAATATCGATCGAGCGTTTTTCAACAACAACAGCATCTTCAAATTCAACCGATTCTGCGGCGTCTTCTCCGGTGTACACATAATCTCCCGTCAAACGGATAGATTCTCGTTTGCCCGCATTGTAGCCAACCCATGTAAGCCTTCTTTTCTTGTGCTTATCCTGCTTGATTGTATTTGAATATGTGCCGTATATCGCCCGGAAGAAATGGTCCCGAATCTGTTCGGCGTCATCGATTTGGTTGAGACTGTTATGTGAATATTCCCAATACCACTCGCCGGCAGCAGAGGTATGATCCTTGGCAACAGGCTTTGCCCACGGAACTTCAGGAAAACGTGCATTTTCTTCCCCGATTTCAGTATTCCATAAAACGCTTGCACCCATCACTCGATTATCTGCTTTCTCAGGACACCATAAATCTCCGTGCTTCTCCCAGCCTTCGTTGTATTTAGATTCAGGCTCGCGGCCGTAAGTGAAATCCGCACCAGCAAGCCGGCCGAGCCATCCATCGCCGGTACAGTCTATAAAATTGGCTGCCTTGAAAACAGTTCTCCTGCCTGTCAAATGCTCATATGTTTGAATTGATTTTATTTGCCCCACTGCTGCATCTGCTGATATCACCGTATGCATAAGAAACTGGGAGATCCCATCAGCTTCATTCATATTTTTCGTTCGTTTTTGTTCGTCGTAAAACGCCTTGTCTGAGCCATTGGGATAATGCTCGGTGTTGATTTTTTTGAGTATATCTTCAGCTCCTCCGAGAATGCCTAAGGTGTGAACTCTTATTTCCGCGCTTGCATTCCCTCCCAAGGCAGGCCTGTTGTGAATTAACGCAACCTTCAGGCCCTGAGATTCAGCTGCCAAGGCCGCAGCGCATCCGCTGATCCCGCCGCCGGTGATAACAACATCGAAATTCATCTTTTCTGGAACTTTAGAAGATTCAGGATTCTTTGCTAATCTCCAGCTAACCAGTTTCTGTTTATCATTAGGGGGCGCTTCTCTATCATCCTGAGTGAAATACACCGCCGAACACCGCCCTTCAAAGCCGGTAAGATCTTCCAGCTCTATCTGAACCTCGCTTTGATTTACTTCAACCTTCCCGCCGTAATGCCATTTCCATCCGGGTTTAATTCCGAAAGTCTCGTTTAGGTATTCCCCGCCAACCTTAAGCTTAAATCTGCCCGGGGCATCCCAATCTCCCGGGCACCAGTCTTTTGTATGCACCCAGACATTATACAAACCGGCTTTCTCAAAGCGGGCTTTTGTTTGAGCATTTTTCACAGGCCTGCCCAGCCCGTGCGCAAGCAAATAACTGAACCCAAGGGTATTATGGAATTGAGTGTCAATTTCCCATCCGTTGGTTTTCTCAAAATGGACTGCTTCAAGCAGAAGTGAGGAATTATCTGAATCGCCAAACGAAGCATAACTGCTGAAATTTAAGGAAATGCCCGCTGCTGCTGAGGCTTTGATGAAGTCCCGTCTTTTTATCATATTCTCCCCCGCTGAGATTGGTTGAGCTTTATTATACTATTGTAACGCTTTGGCTTGTGAATGTCTAATCTGTTTTACACCTCACCGGCCGAAAAGTGTGCGACAATATTTAAAGAAATACGACACGCGGCTGAATCAAATTTCGCTGAGCTGCTTGAATAATCAAAGACTGGGCATAATCTTACCAGTGCCTCTTAGCAGGCATAAAATGTTCACACCACGAATCAGCGCCGGCGTATGCCCTCTGCCTCATGGTATCGCTGCCCTTGATAGACTTCACGCTCCCGTCGGTGTAGCCGCAGTTGAGTTTGAGGTCATCAAAGGGTGAATTATCTTTGAGCACTGTAAACCCTTCTGAATCGGTCGTAACCCACTGCGCGGGGCTGTCATCTTTTAGGCCATAATAGGGCATACCATCTAAGCGGGTAAGCGAGCCGCCGTCGATTTTATGAGTGCTAACCCAGCTCTGGGTCGGCCTGAGCTGATTGTAGTATGCGAAGTAGTCGCTGATAAGCAGGTTGTACTGGGATTTCTTACCAGGGCCTTCAAAGCTGCCCGGGTTATTCTTGTAGGGCTTGTAGTTCCAGTAAAGCGCGTAGGAGCAGTTCAGAATTTTGTTGTTTGATTTATGGAACCAGTCATTTTTGTTCTGGTAAGCCTCCTGATAAGTAAGCGGCTCACCTTTTGGACTCATGGCAATATCTTTAGCATCAAATCCCGAAAGCGGGCAGTTAAAAACGCCCACCTCATCAATATAGCCCTTCAGATATTTGTATGTGTAAGTATCGCTGTTCTCAGGGTCTTGTGGGTTATAAGTTTTGTTTCTCGCGAGGGCATTCGGACGTACATGCGCACAGGGGTGTTTGGGATAGTCGTAGTTGTCGGCATGATATGCGTTCAGCCCTATAACAGCACCGTGCATATTGCTCTTGCAGACAACATTCTTTGCCTGTTCCCTTGCCTTGCTCAAAGCCGGCATAAGCACTGCCATAAGAAGGGCAATGATGGATATCACAACCAAAAGTTCGATTAAGGTAAAAGCCTTTTTCATTTTAGAACCTTTCAATAAAAACTTCAAAAGCTCATTATAGCTTGTCGGGAAGGATATGAAACGCCAATTTTAACATTTTTTCCACTGATTTGTAAACTCTTTGGACGATAAAAACCTTCGGAGCGCAGGCTCACAGGGGGGAGATATTTTTTTCAGCCGCTAAGTTAATCATACAAGAACTTAAGCTTATTATAGCATCAAATAACATAAAGTTAATCATACAAATGCACTGAGGGGATATTTTGACGGTATTTTTTAGGTTTAAGGCAAAGGCAAAAGTTTTTTTACTCATATAGTTCCGCTGACCGAGTCCACCTTGTCCAATCGCTAATTCACGCTGATTTTCACTGATGATTCTCAGGAGACGAAGGAGAGGGTGGGTATAAATCAACATTGAACCCGCAAAATTTTTGAATTTTGTGCTGATAAACTGTCAGCAAACTTCCGGAAAACCTGTTAAATGTATGTTTTGCAGAGAGTGGAAAAGCTGTTAAATACATGTGGAGGGATTTTCATCTGCCAACAGTCTTCAAGTTTTCCAAAACGGCTGCGGAAAAGCTGTGTTTAAAACTGAATTGAAAGCGCCAAGCTTATTAACAACTTATCCACAAAAATTGTAGAAAACTTTACCCTCGCAAGTAACTGTGTTAAATATTCTTACACAATCTTTAAATAATCTCTTAACAATCAAACAGCTCCTAATACTTCTATAACTATTTTAAAATATATATAATAAGAGACAACACCCAACAGGCAGTTAATTTCGCCTGCTCATCACAGCCAACAATCCATCAGCACTAATTTTAGTAAACCAGAGCTTAATAAACAATCCGGAAAAACTACGCTTGCAAGACAGATTGCAGGCGATAATAATTTCTTTGACCTTGAACGCCCCGCTGACCATAACAAGCTGCAAAATCCTGAGTTTCTCTTTAAGATGCTTTCAGGTCTTGTAGTTATTGATGAAATACAGATTATGCCCGAGCTTTTTTCAAAGCTTAGATATATAGTTGACTCTCCAGATAATAAATGCAGCTGTATGGTGTTGGGCAGCGCTTCGCCTGATATTATTAAAGGGGGAAGCGAAACGCTTGCCGGAAGAATTGAATTTGTTGATCTGACAGGATTTGATATTACCGAAACCGGCAAAGAAAACATTATTCCCCTGTGGAATCGGGGAGGATTTCCAAGGCCGTTTCTTGCTGAAAACGATGAAAACAGCTTCATTTGGAGGCAGAATTTCATTCGTACATTTCTGCAGAGAAGATATTAATTATTACTCCGGGCGAAAAATTATATCCACTTCATGAAAAGATTTGGTATGTCCGCTTTTTGAATTAGAAGAGCAATTTAAGTAGTAAGCTTTTTTATGGCGTAATCGGCTGCGAGCAGGCCGAAAATGCCAGTGATAGTGGGCAGCGAGCCCATAAGATTACGTTTTCTACCCTGAATATGGCCGCGTTTAACTGGATTCTCAGAATCTGCCGGCGCAAGAGCGCTTTGCTTTTTGAGCTGCTGGCTTGAATAAACCGCCGGGAAACTGAGGCTAACCCCCCTTTTGCGGAGACGTTTGCGGAGATTAGCCGCAAGCGGGCAGTATCGAACCTCACGCATTGCGGAAATGCGAATCTTGGATGGATCTGTCTTTCTTGCTGCTCCCATGCTCGAAATGAATGGTATCTCCCGTTTGCTCAGCTCTGTAATGAGTTCGAGTTTGGGGTTGAGAGGGTCTATCGAATCGATTACAAAATCTGGGCTGCCATCGAGGCATTTCTCGAGCGTGTCGGTATGGATGAATACATTGAGCGTTTCAACGGTGCAGTGCGGGTTAATATCGATAATACGCTGCTTGCCGGCTTCAGTTTTGTACCGCCCTTCTGTGCTTGTGAGAGCGAAAACCTGGCGGTTTATATTGCTCTTGGAGATTTTGTCTGAATCTATAAGGCGGATTTTGCCTGTGCCCGCCCTTGCGAGTGCCTCAGCGGCGAAACTCCCAACCGCCCCTGTCCCGCATACAACAACGAAGCTGGAAGCCAGCTTTTCAATGTTTTCTTTGCCGAGAAGCAGCTCTGTTCTTTTGAGTCTTTCTCGGAAATCCTGTCCGCCGGTCATAAAAGGCTTTCTACTGATCTTTTAAGTTTACGCCAAAAATATTCGTCAATCTATCGAATTCCTCTAACGAATAGAAATCTATCGTGATGCTGCCCTTTTTACCGGTTTTATTGGTTTTAATTTTAACCTTTGTACCTAAAGATTCCCTTATTCTTGATTCAAGATCCGCTATATGAGCAGATTTGGCATCCTCTATATTTTCGCTTGATTGCTCAGGGTTTTCTAGTGAATCAATTTGCTTTTTAACTAATCTTTCTACTTCTCTAACCGTTAGCCGCCCTGTCATCGCTCTGT
This window of the Sedimentisphaera salicampi genome carries:
- a CDS encoding tRNA threonylcarbamoyladenosine dehydratase — translated: MTGGQDFRERLKRTELLLGKENIEKLASSFVVVCGTGAVGSFAAEALARAGTGKIRLIDSDKISKSNINRQVFALTSTEGRYKTEAGKQRIIDINPHCTVETLNVFIHTDTLEKCLDGSPDFVIDSIDPLNPKLELITELSKREIPFISSMGAARKTDPSKIRISAMREVRYCPLAANLRKRLRKRGVSLSFPAVYSSQQLKKQSALAPADSENPVKRGHIQGRKRNLMGSLPTITGIFGLLAADYAIKKLTT
- a CDS encoding AAA family ATPase, with the protein product MSTNFSKPELNKQSGKTTLARQIAGDNNFFDLERPADHNKLQNPEFLFKMLSGLVVIDEIQIMPELFSKLRYIVDSPDNKCSCMVLGSASPDIIKGGSETLAGRIEFVDLTGFDITETGKENIIPLWNRGGFPRPFLAENDENSFIWRQNFIRTFLQRRY
- a CDS encoding FAD-dependent oxidoreductase translates to MIKRRDFIKASAAAGISLNFSSYASFGDSDNSSLLLEAVHFEKTNGWEIDTQFHNTLGFSYLLAHGLGRPVKNAQTKARFEKAGLYNVWVHTKDWCPGDWDAPGRFKLKVGGEYLNETFGIKPGWKWHYGGKVEVNQSEVQIELEDLTGFEGRCSAVYFTQDDREAPPNDKQKLVSWRLAKNPESSKVPEKMNFDVVITGGGISGCAAALAAESQGLKVALIHNRPALGGNASAEIRVHTLGILGGAEDILKKINTEHYPNGSDKAFYDEQKRTKNMNEADGISQFLMHTVISADAAVGQIKSIQTYEHLTGRRTVFKAANFIDCTGDGWLGRLAGADFTYGREPESKYNEGWEKHGDLWCPEKADNRVMGASVLWNTEIGEENARFPEVPWAKPVAKDHTSAAGEWYWEYSHNSLNQIDDAEQIRDHFFRAIYGTYSNTIKQDKHKKRRLTWVGYNAGKRESIRLTGDYVYTGEDAAESVEFEDAVVVEKRSIDIHYQRSLKGSPYDFLSEAIFRKAKNKFYYIPFRSLYSHNVKNLMMAGRCFSCSHVGLGGPRVMNTCGQMGAAVGFAAALSRKYNKTARKVGREHIGELLKLCRI
- a CDS encoding glycoside hydrolase family 127 protein; amino-acid sequence: MQRSGRALSVMFVLLVSISAVMASGSYPYQPVDFTKVHFNDSFWKPRLETNKNVTIPYAFEKCEQTGRIDNFKAAAGVIDEEFQGRQGFNDSDVFKIMEGAAYCLMVEEDPELEEYLENLIGWVAGAQHDNGYLYTAWTLKARDREAKTGNCCYVNKPWDNLKSSHELYNAGHMYEAAVAHYIATGRRTFLDVAIKNADLVCDVFLDGGHKGFPGHQEIEMGLGRLYRVTGNESYLKMAQEFLERRGDQSNPGSHSEYRQAHKPVTQQKEAVGHAVRANYMYSGMADIAAMAGSEEYIGAIDTIWNNIVGKKYYITGGVGARHGGEAYGDNYELPNESAYCETCAQVAFVMLNHRMFLLNGDSKYIDVLERTLYNSTVSGVSLDGDEFFYPNPLESHGSYSRSPWFGCACCPTNITRFMASVPGYVYAVRNGDLYVNLFGRSEANISLNSGDVELVQKTDYPWNGDVEIEVSPAKEKEFRLMVRIPGWCRNEPAPGGLYSYIDNIKPNWNISVNGRVIEPEMKKGYAVIKRKWQKGDSVGLFMDMPVRYVDCIDKVEANIGKAAVERGPIVYCAEEPDNGEGKVQNFYLPRTNAAGKVLEIKSGMLAGNKKIVLPARKYKSPEVRQVVLTPYNVWNNRNPRTSMVVWFAQTKQGARQAAMGEDAFISDMGIIEASYTYRGDDAEAVSDGKIPESSSDRSIPRWTSWPRKGKTQTITYNFDEPQKISSVGLYFYNDGGGVQLPASWHIERKISGSWEKMEPYLTDSYSVIEDSFNTVHPAEVKPCEAMRIVVTPKKTSSAGILEAKIETE
- a CDS encoding PEP-CTERM sorting domain-containing protein — its product is MKRIALVSAVLLAAVNYAYSAGIEMNISPDGSNVKATYSGSLDLSGFFNSGSVESMYSGGEEALLWPQEPVIGVSTTSAETEMGSIWGIDSPLPSFGSDVQSVPDSFYGDSFGVTIDSGTSDQAIFFDVKDIDENNIVSVSGGMTFQNKTISDLGLNLGTYQMNDSDFAQGENITLTITPEPATMALLGLGGLFIRRRSS
- a CDS encoding type II secretion system protein; translation: MKKAFTLIELLVVISIIALLMAVLMPALSKAREQAKNVVCKSNMHGAVIGLNAYHADNYDYPKHPCAHVRPNALARNKTYNPQDPENSDTYTYKYLKGYIDEVGVFNCPLSGFDAKDIAMSPKGEPLTYQEAYQNKNDWFHKSNNKILNCSYALYWNYKPYKNNPGSFEGPGKKSQYNLLISDYFAYYNQLRPTQSWVSTHKIDGGSLTRLDGMPYYGLKDDSPAQWVTTDSEGFTVLKDNSPFDDLKLNCGYTDGSVKSIKGSDTMRQRAYAGADSWCEHFMPAKRHW